One Corynebacterium uterequi DNA segment encodes these proteins:
- the rpsM gene encoding 30S ribosomal protein S13 — MARLAGVDLPRNKRMEIALTYIYGIGPARAKELLERTGISPDLRTDNLTDDQVSALRDVIESTWKVEGDLRRQVAADIRRKIEIGSYQGLRHRRGLPVRGQRTKTNARTRKGPKKTIAGKKK, encoded by the coding sequence ATGGCACGTCTTGCTGGTGTTGATCTGCCGCGCAACAAGCGCATGGAGATCGCACTCACCTACATCTATGGCATCGGCCCTGCCCGAGCCAAGGAGCTCCTGGAGCGTACCGGTATTTCCCCGGACCTGCGTACCGACAACCTGACCGATGATCAGGTGTCCGCGCTTCGTGACGTCATCGAGTCCACCTGGAAGGTCGAGGGTGACCTCCGCCGCCAGGTTGCCGCTGACATCCGTCGCAAGATTGAAATTGGTTCCTACCAGGGTCTGCGCCACCGTCGTGGCCTGCCCGTCCGCGGCCAGCGCACCAAGACCAACGCGCGCACGCGTAAGGGACCGAAGAAGACGATCGCAGGAAAGAAGAAGTAA
- the rplQ gene encoding 50S ribosomal protein L17 produces MPAPKKGARLGGSAANQKHIMSNLAAALFEHHAIKTTDAKAKMLRPYAEKLVTKAKGGTLADRRNALKKVQNETVIKHLFDELAPKFENRQGGYVRLIKLENRAGDNAPMTRVELVLEETAAAEATRATRAAASQKQAEEADAAEAENTEAPESAEAEQN; encoded by the coding sequence ATGCCTGCACCTAAGAAGGGCGCCCGTCTCGGCGGCTCCGCGGCTAACCAGAAGCACATTATGTCTAACCTGGCCGCGGCTCTGTTCGAGCACCACGCCATCAAGACCACCGACGCCAAGGCGAAGATGCTGCGTCCCTACGCGGAGAAGCTCGTCACCAAGGCCAAGGGTGGCACGCTGGCCGACCGTCGTAACGCTTTGAAGAAGGTCCAGAACGAGACCGTCATCAAGCACCTCTTCGACGAGCTGGCCCCGAAGTTCGAGAACCGCCAGGGCGGCTACGTCCGGCTCATCAAGCTGGAGAACCGCGCCGGCGACAATGCCCCCATGACCCGCGTTGAGCTGGTCCTGGAGGAGACTGCCGCTGCCGAGGCGACCCGCGCTACCCGCGCCGCCGCCTCCCAGAAGCAGGCCGAGGAAGCCGACGCCGCTGAGGCCGAGAACACCGAGGCCCCCGAGTCCGCCGAGGCCGAGCAGAACTAA
- the rpsD gene encoding 30S ribosomal protein S4 translates to MARYTGPVTRKSRRLRVDLVGGDMSFERRPYPPGQAGRARIKESEYLIQLQEKQKARFAYGVMEKQFRRYYQEANRLPGKTGDNLLILLESRLDNVIYRAGLARTRRQARQLVSHGHFTVNGKKIDVPSFKVTQYDIIDVREKSRKMLWFEEAQDLLVDAVVPAWLQVVPSTLRILVHQLPERAQIDVPLQEQLIVEFYSK, encoded by the coding sequence ATGGCTCGTTATACCGGCCCCGTCACCCGTAAGTCTCGTCGTCTCCGCGTCGACCTCGTCGGCGGAGATATGTCCTTCGAGCGTCGCCCCTACCCCCCGGGGCAGGCTGGCCGCGCTCGCATCAAGGAGTCCGAGTACCTCATCCAGCTGCAGGAGAAGCAGAAGGCTCGCTTCGCCTACGGCGTCATGGAGAAGCAGTTCCGCCGCTACTACCAGGAGGCTAACCGCCTCCCGGGCAAGACCGGCGACAACCTGCTGATCCTGCTGGAGTCCCGTCTGGACAACGTCATCTACCGCGCCGGCCTGGCTCGTACCCGCCGTCAGGCGCGTCAGCTGGTCTCCCACGGTCACTTCACCGTGAACGGCAAGAAGATCGACGTCCCGTCCTTCAAGGTCACGCAGTACGACATCATCGATGTGCGCGAGAAGTCGCGCAAGATGCTGTGGTTCGAAGAGGCCCAGGACCTGCTGGTCGACGCCGTCGTCCCGGCCTGGCTTCAGGTCGTTCCGTCCACCCTGCGCATCCTCGTGCACCAGCTGCCCGAGCGCGCTCAGATCGACGTTCCGCTGCAGGAGCAGCTCATCGTCGAGTTCTACTCGAAGTAA
- a CDS encoding DNA-directed RNA polymerase subunit alpha: MLISQRPTLTEEVIDQARSKFTIEPLEPGFGYTLGNSLRRTLLSSIPGAAVTSIKIDGVLHEFTTINGVAEDVTEIILNVKGLVLSSESDEPVSMYLSKEGPGVVTAGDIQPPAGVEIHNPDHHIATLNEHAKIDMELIVERGRGYVPAASSVSSADLGRIPVDQIYSPVLKVSYKVEATRVEGRTDFDRLIIDVETKNSITARDALASAGGTLVELFGLARELNTSAEGIEIGPSPQETEFIAAYQMPIEDLNFSVRSYNCLKRQEIHTVGALAECTESDLLDIRNFGQKSINEAKIKLAQLGLTLKDAPEDFDPSELEGYDAETGGYIDPSAEDSE; this comes from the coding sequence ATGCTCATTTCCCAGCGTCCCACCCTCACCGAGGAAGTCATCGACCAGGCGCGCTCGAAGTTCACCATCGAGCCGCTGGAGCCGGGCTTCGGCTACACCCTGGGCAACTCGCTGCGTCGCACCCTGCTGTCGTCCATCCCGGGCGCGGCCGTGACCAGCATCAAGATCGACGGTGTCCTCCACGAGTTCACCACGATCAACGGCGTTGCCGAGGACGTCACCGAGATCATCCTCAACGTCAAGGGCCTGGTGCTCTCGTCGGAGTCCGACGAGCCGGTATCCATGTACCTGTCCAAGGAGGGACCGGGTGTGGTTACCGCCGGCGACATTCAGCCGCCGGCCGGCGTGGAGATCCACAACCCCGATCACCACATCGCCACCCTCAATGAGCACGCGAAGATCGACATGGAGCTCATCGTCGAGCGGGGCCGCGGCTACGTGCCGGCCGCCTCCTCGGTGTCCTCCGCCGACCTGGGTCGCATCCCGGTCGACCAGATCTACTCCCCGGTCCTCAAGGTCAGCTACAAGGTTGAGGCCACTCGTGTTGAGGGCCGTACCGACTTTGACCGGCTCATCATCGACGTCGAGACCAAGAACTCCATCACCGCGCGAGATGCCCTGGCTTCCGCCGGCGGCACCCTGGTGGAGCTCTTCGGCCTGGCCCGTGAGCTCAACACCTCTGCCGAGGGCATCGAGATCGGGCCGTCGCCGCAGGAGACCGAGTTCATCGCGGCGTACCAGATGCCGATCGAGGACCTGAACTTCTCCGTCCGCTCCTACAACTGCCTTAAGCGGCAGGAGATCCACACCGTCGGCGCGCTCGCTGAGTGCACTGAGTCCGACCTGCTGGATATCCGCAACTTTGGGCAGAAGTCCATCAACGAGGCGAAGATCAAGCTCGCGCAGCTGGGTCTCACCCTCAAGGACGCGCCGGAGGACTTTGACCCGAGTGAGCTCGAAGGCTATGACGCCGAAACCGGCGGCTACATTGACCCGAGCGCTGAAGATTCCGAGTAA
- the rpsK gene encoding 30S ribosomal protein S11, with protein sequence MPPKSRGARRTGRRVVKKNVAQGHAYIKSTFNNTIVSITDPHGAVISWASSGHVGFKGSRKSTPFAAQMAAENAARKAMEHGMKKVDVFVKGPGSGRETAIRSLQAAGLEVSSISDVTPQPHNGCRPPKRRRV encoded by the coding sequence ATGCCTCCGAAGAGCCGTGGCGCGCGCCGTACTGGCCGTCGCGTCGTCAAGAAGAATGTGGCCCAGGGCCACGCCTACATCAAGTCCACCTTCAACAACACCATCGTGTCGATCACCGATCCGCACGGTGCCGTGATCTCCTGGGCTTCCTCCGGGCACGTCGGGTTCAAGGGCTCCCGTAAGTCCACCCCGTTCGCCGCTCAGATGGCTGCCGAGAACGCCGCCCGCAAGGCGATGGAGCACGGCATGAAGAAGGTTGACGTTTTCGTGAAGGGCCCGGGCTCGGGCCGTGAGACCGCCATCCGTTCCCTCCAGGCCGCCGGCCTTGAGGTGTCCTCGATCTCGGATGTGACCCCCCAGCCGCACAACGGCTGCCGTCCGCCGAAGCGTCGCCGCGTCTAG